A stretch of Kyrpidia spormannii DNA encodes these proteins:
- a CDS encoding YgaP family membrane protein — translation MKENVGKVDRIVRAVIGIVLLALLFILPGNAKYIGLIGIIPLFTAVAKWCPLYSLFGINTCRRVNR, via the coding sequence ATGAAAGAGAACGTTGGGAAAGTGGACCGCATCGTTCGAGCCGTGATTGGAATCGTTTTGTTGGCACTGTTGTTCATCTTGCCGGGCAATGCCAAGTATATCGGTCTTATCGGCATCATTCCCTTGTTCACGGCGGTGGCGAAATGGTGTCCCCTGTATTCGTTGTTTGGCATCAACACCTGTCGGCGGGTGAATCGGTAG
- a CDS encoding YfjI family protein yields the protein MDGSNALTGLIELQNARRLRAAREDFADGTERAAVPFKTETVEPFPVDVFPSSLARFVAEGAASLNCPPDFIGVPMLSVAGALIGTSNVIRPKPDRTEYARIWTIVVGNPGSAKTPALETVLEPLHSIQAELKDRFDLAEAAYEDAMTRWAQDRKQPRPQPPVMEQIYTTDTTIEALAELLSRNQRGLLIYQEEAAGWVLSMNQYKGGKGSDKQNALSLWSGAPIVGNRKGKQAIYVPKPFVGFTGGIQPDVLAQLRNEMSEADGFIHRFLIVQPDRVQKRRTDAILSSEAKESWSKACQALRDLQPAENGPYPFAFSPDGLEAWNAWQDDHYAEQNTEDFPEYLEGPWAKIDAYALRLALVVHLLRAVAGEIPDDADVDAETMRRVDKLIRYFKSHARRVYGQLRETPEDRKVRQAVAWLEKRGGEATIRDLVRYKVAGTKTADDAEALANLLIKRGHATKVTDSRTTKIQLVMEEKEPDSSL from the coding sequence ATGGACGGAAGCAACGCACTGACTGGCCTGATCGAGTTGCAGAACGCAAGGCGTCTCCGGGCGGCCCGGGAGGACTTCGCGGACGGGACGGAACGGGCGGCGGTGCCTTTCAAGACCGAGACCGTGGAGCCGTTCCCGGTGGACGTGTTCCCTTCCTCCCTGGCCCGCTTTGTGGCCGAGGGCGCGGCGTCCCTGAACTGCCCTCCCGACTTCATCGGGGTGCCCATGCTTTCAGTGGCCGGGGCGCTCATCGGGACAAGCAACGTCATCCGCCCGAAGCCAGACCGGACGGAGTACGCCCGTATCTGGACAATCGTGGTGGGCAACCCGGGGAGTGCGAAGACCCCGGCGCTGGAAACCGTCTTGGAACCCCTTCATTCGATCCAGGCGGAGTTAAAAGACCGCTTTGATCTTGCCGAGGCCGCTTATGAGGACGCCATGACCCGCTGGGCGCAGGACAGGAAGCAACCGAGGCCGCAACCGCCGGTGATGGAGCAGATTTACACAACGGACACCACGATTGAAGCCCTGGCTGAACTCCTGTCCCGAAACCAAAGGGGGCTGCTCATCTACCAGGAAGAGGCCGCCGGGTGGGTGTTGAGCATGAACCAGTACAAGGGCGGCAAGGGATCGGACAAGCAGAACGCCCTGTCCCTCTGGAGCGGGGCTCCCATTGTGGGAAACCGCAAGGGGAAACAAGCCATATACGTTCCCAAGCCGTTCGTCGGCTTCACCGGCGGCATTCAGCCCGATGTCCTGGCCCAGTTGAGGAATGAGATGTCGGAGGCTGACGGCTTCATTCACCGCTTCCTGATCGTTCAGCCCGACCGGGTGCAGAAACGGAGGACGGACGCCATCCTGTCCTCCGAGGCCAAAGAGTCATGGAGCAAGGCATGCCAGGCACTCAGGGACCTTCAGCCCGCCGAGAACGGCCCCTATCCGTTCGCATTCTCTCCGGATGGACTGGAAGCATGGAACGCATGGCAAGACGACCACTACGCGGAGCAGAACACCGAGGACTTCCCGGAATATCTTGAAGGTCCCTGGGCGAAGATCGATGCATACGCCCTGCGCCTCGCCCTGGTGGTTCACCTTCTCAGGGCGGTGGCCGGAGAGATCCCGGACGACGCCGATGTAGACGCCGAGACCATGCGCCGGGTGGACAAGCTCATTCGGTACTTCAAAAGCCACGCCCGCCGAGTGTATGGCCAACTCCGGGAGACCCCCGAAGATCGCAAGGTGAGGCAGGCGGTGGCGTGGCTGGAGAAGAGAGGCGGGGAGGCGACCATCCGTGACCTAGTACGTTACAAGGTGGCAGGGACCAAGACAGCCGACGACGCCGAAGCCCTGGCCAACCTGCTTATCAAGCGCGGCCATGCGACCAAGGTAACGGATTCGCGAACTACCAAAATTCAACTGGTAATGGAAGAGAAAGAACCTGATTCTAGTTTATAA
- a CDS encoding metal-sensing transcriptional repressor — MGHHLHKYRKQVINRLARIEGHVRAIKEMAQDDRDCSDLLIQIAAVQKALDGVAKVILKDHLEVCVAAAGHEDDLNKVLGDLRNALDHYIR, encoded by the coding sequence ATGGGACATCATTTACACAAATATCGAAAGCAAGTGATCAACCGATTGGCACGGATTGAGGGTCATGTTCGGGCCATTAAAGAGATGGCGCAGGATGACAGGGACTGCTCGGATTTGTTAATCCAAATCGCCGCCGTTCAGAAGGCTCTTGATGGGGTGGCCAAGGTGATTTTGAAGGACCATCTGGAGGTGTGTGTGGCCGCAGCTGGCCACGAAGACGACTTGAACAAGGTGTTGGGCGACTTGCGCAATGCCTTGGATCATTATATTCGATAG
- a CDS encoding ArpU family phage packaging/lysis transcriptional regulator — MKLAKEKRREIVRALKLYRLYVQAGVHPGYEPRITPAYSLAPSGETNVVQDSTGDTAQRNTDGERERREHVERVHRALEALKPMERRIIECAYFRDMTTIEICEELAICERTAHRTKATALVKLAIVFGLLTPEEEREAAEVL; from the coding sequence ATGAAGCTGGCGAAGGAGAAGCGGCGGGAGATTGTCAGGGCCCTGAAGTTGTACCGTTTGTATGTGCAGGCGGGCGTCCATCCGGGGTACGAGCCACGAATCACGCCCGCTTATTCCCTGGCCCCCAGCGGAGAGACGAACGTTGTGCAGGATTCGACCGGCGACACTGCCCAGCGCAACACAGACGGCGAGCGCGAACGCCGGGAGCACGTGGAGAGGGTGCACCGGGCCCTTGAAGCGCTCAAGCCGATGGAGCGGCGGATCATCGAATGCGCGTATTTCCGGGACATGACGACGATTGAGATCTGCGAGGAACTGGCGATCTGCGAACGAACCGCCCACCGGACGAAGGCTACCGCCCTGGTGAAGCTGGCCATTGTGTTTGGTCTCCTGACCCCGGAGGAAGAGCGGGAGGCGGCGGAGGTGCTGTAA
- a CDS encoding ABC transporter ATP-binding protein produces the protein MAQIEVRGVSHRYFTMKEETEALRNVNLQVETGEFVSIVGPSGCGKSTLLSLLAGMIRPTQGEVRLFGELLTGPSRRVGYMLQNDSLFEWRDVLHNVLIGAEVRGLDREPARRRALELLERYGLGGFVGHAPKQLSGGMRQRVALIRTLLLDPDILLLDEPFSALDYQTRLSLGDEVAGILRDQGKTVVLVTHDIAEAITMADRVVVMSRRPATITAEHPVRYAAGRLPPTALRKEPEFSRYFNRVWEELKDHVRV, from the coding sequence ATGGCGCAGATTGAGGTGCGCGGTGTGTCTCACCGATATTTTACCATGAAAGAAGAAACCGAGGCTCTGCGGAATGTGAATCTTCAGGTGGAAACCGGAGAATTCGTCAGCATCGTGGGGCCGAGCGGCTGCGGGAAGAGTACACTGTTGTCACTTCTGGCTGGGATGATCCGGCCGACCCAGGGGGAGGTGCGCCTGTTCGGCGAGCTTCTCACCGGGCCCTCCCGACGGGTGGGATATATGTTGCAAAACGACTCTTTGTTCGAATGGCGGGACGTTCTCCACAACGTCCTCATCGGCGCCGAGGTGCGCGGGCTCGACCGGGAGCCGGCCCGGCGGCGGGCGCTGGAACTACTTGAACGCTATGGCCTCGGCGGTTTTGTCGGCCACGCGCCCAAGCAGCTATCAGGAGGGATGCGCCAGCGGGTGGCTCTCATCCGGACCCTGTTGCTCGACCCAGATATTTTGCTTCTCGATGAGCCGTTTTCGGCGCTGGATTATCAAACCCGCCTCAGTCTTGGGGATGAGGTGGCCGGTATTTTGCGCGACCAGGGAAAGACGGTGGTTTTGGTGACTCACGATATTGCCGAGGCGATCACTATGGCGGACCGCGTGGTGGTGATGTCCAGGCGGCCGGCGACGATTACCGCGGAGCACCCGGTGCGGTACGCGGCCGGGCGGCTTCCTCCTACGGCTCTGCGAAAAGAACCGGAGTTTTCCCGGTACTTTAACCGCGTGTGGGAGGAGTTGAAAGATCATGTCCGGGTTTGA
- a CDS encoding ABC transporter substrate-binding protein, whose amino-acid sequence MKGVKRKRRWWAALVAVALAVLVAGCGATGTVPGAPGPAPGGGDALGAQTQTIRFSEVIRSIFYAPHYVALAKGFFQQQGLKVDMVTSQGSDKGAAALLAGTADISLIGPETSVYIYNQHGEKSIKAFYQLTGVDGSFLVGRPTSKPFRWQDLNGKTIISWRPGSSPQMVLNHVLAEQGVHGAKVITNIAPQAMVGAFRSGQGDYIQVYEPLASMLEQQGVGKVVASLGEAGGSYPETAYEATDAYVHAHPDVIQKWCTAVHQATRWIESHSPAEVADVIAPYFEGTPKDLIAQSVQRYEQQHTWPDNPVLTEAQFGILQNVLVEAGTIKADQKVSYNAVVETRFAQKAAGGQ is encoded by the coding sequence ATGAAAGGAGTCAAACGGAAACGAAGATGGTGGGCGGCCCTGGTGGCGGTGGCGCTTGCAGTTTTGGTTGCCGGATGTGGGGCCACAGGCACAGTGCCCGGGGCGCCGGGGCCGGCGCCCGGAGGGGGCGATGCCCTAGGGGCCCAGACCCAGACCATTCGATTCTCCGAGGTGATCCGGTCGATTTTTTACGCACCCCATTATGTGGCACTGGCCAAGGGGTTTTTTCAACAACAAGGGCTCAAGGTGGACATGGTGACTTCCCAAGGTTCGGATAAGGGAGCGGCGGCCCTCCTTGCGGGGACGGCGGATATCTCCCTGATCGGCCCGGAAACCTCCGTCTACATTTACAACCAGCACGGGGAAAAGAGCATCAAGGCTTTTTATCAACTGACCGGAGTGGATGGGTCATTCCTGGTGGGGCGGCCGACGTCGAAACCTTTCCGTTGGCAGGATTTAAACGGCAAGACGATCATCAGTTGGCGGCCCGGCAGTTCTCCGCAGATGGTTCTGAACCATGTGTTGGCCGAACAGGGCGTGCATGGCGCAAAGGTCATCACCAATATCGCCCCCCAGGCCATGGTGGGGGCGTTCCGCAGCGGGCAGGGGGACTATATTCAGGTTTATGAACCCCTGGCTTCGATGTTGGAACAACAGGGGGTCGGAAAAGTGGTGGCTTCCCTGGGCGAAGCCGGCGGATCGTATCCTGAGACGGCCTATGAAGCAACGGACGCGTACGTTCACGCTCACCCCGACGTGATTCAAAAATGGTGCACGGCAGTGCACCAGGCCACTCGGTGGATCGAAAGCCACAGCCCCGCCGAAGTGGCGGACGTGATCGCTCCGTATTTTGAAGGCACGCCGAAAGACCTGATTGCACAATCGGTCCAGCGCTACGAACAACAACACACCTGGCCGGACAATCCAGTCCTGACGGAGGCACAGTTCGGGATTCTGCAAAATGTCCTCGTCGAAGCCGGGACGATCAAAGCGGATCAAAAGGTTTCATACAACGCCGTGGTGGAGACCCGGTTCGCCCAAAAAGCGGCGGGCGGCCAATGA
- a CDS encoding bifunctional DNA primase/polymerase, whose product MAITPLTYIKHALSIIPLEPKGKRPLIRWEPFQHKRPTWEQVMRWSQDHPGCNWAIVTGAVSGVVVLDLDTPEAAQEIKQKGVEAVGPVVKTGKGWHLYFRHPGHPVQNAVKLLPGVDVRGDGGYVAAPPSVHPSGAAYQWVRGRSILEIEPPPLPEWVEELLNQPQEPARGVSIQLEGIGDDIERIALGVGQGERNQAAARLAGYLFSFRRMNPNVAAALLEAWNLTNRPPLPLRELHRTINSIAKRQARKEMGA is encoded by the coding sequence ATGGCTATCACGCCCTTAACATACATCAAGCACGCCCTTTCCATCATCCCGCTCGAACCCAAGGGCAAGCGCCCGCTCATCAGGTGGGAGCCGTTTCAGCATAAGCGCCCGACATGGGAGCAAGTCATGCGCTGGTCCCAGGATCATCCCGGGTGCAACTGGGCGATTGTGACGGGGGCGGTCAGCGGAGTGGTGGTCCTGGACCTGGACACCCCCGAGGCCGCCCAGGAGATCAAGCAGAAAGGCGTTGAGGCCGTCGGCCCTGTGGTCAAGACCGGTAAGGGGTGGCATCTGTATTTCCGGCATCCCGGGCATCCCGTACAGAACGCCGTGAAGCTTCTCCCCGGCGTGGACGTTCGGGGTGACGGGGGGTACGTGGCGGCCCCGCCGTCCGTGCATCCAAGCGGGGCGGCGTACCAATGGGTGCGGGGGCGCTCCATCCTGGAGATCGAGCCCCCGCCTCTCCCTGAGTGGGTGGAGGAACTGCTGAACCAGCCGCAGGAGCCCGCAAGGGGTGTCAGCATCCAACTGGAGGGCATTGGCGACGACATCGAGCGCATAGCCCTTGGTGTAGGGCAAGGGGAGCGCAACCAGGCCGCCGCCCGGCTGGCCGGGTATCTGTTCTCTTTCCGCCGGATGAACCCAAACGTGGCGGCGGCTCTCTTGGAGGCATGGAACCTGACCAACCGCCCTCCCCTGCCCTTGCGGGAGCTTCACAGGACGATAAACAGCATTGCCAAACGCCAAGCGCGGAAGGAGATGGGGGCGTGA
- a CDS encoding cation diffusion facilitator family transporter — MGFGHGHSHHHDGGHSHTHRGVDSSIVQDKEATRVLMISFVGLLVTGIVQAAFVALSGSVALLADTIHNFGDAFTSIPLWFAFILSRRLPTRRFPYGLNRTEDIAGLFIVLVILVSAIVAAYESVLKLIHSSSINHLGVVALASVIGFLGNEMVAVYRIRMGKKIGSAALIADGHHARVDGLTSLAVLIGVVGAWLGYPIVDPIVGLGITLMILLIVKDSAKTVLTRILDGIEPEKIDAMAASAASVSGVLKVNDVKARWFGHEVLADISITVNSNLSVKDAHQIAKNVIHRLQHDIDHLSTVQVHVDPVEEQGESFHHRESFHGYHGQDHDHGHNHHHRLVRRHSRIHP, encoded by the coding sequence ATGGGGTTCGGACACGGTCACTCTCACCACCATGACGGAGGACACAGCCACACACATCGTGGTGTAGACAGCAGTATCGTTCAAGACAAAGAAGCGACCAGAGTTTTGATGATTTCGTTTGTGGGTCTCCTTGTGACAGGCATCGTGCAAGCCGCCTTTGTGGCGCTGTCGGGCAGTGTCGCGCTGCTGGCAGACACAATTCATAACTTTGGAGATGCATTCACCTCCATCCCGCTTTGGTTCGCATTCATCTTGAGTCGCCGCCTGCCTACAAGGCGATTTCCGTATGGGTTAAACCGCACTGAGGACATTGCCGGTTTGTTCATTGTCCTGGTCATTCTGGTGAGCGCCATCGTTGCAGCCTACGAATCAGTTCTAAAACTCATCCACAGTTCTTCGATCAACCATTTGGGAGTTGTTGCGCTGGCATCAGTCATCGGTTTTTTGGGAAATGAGATGGTCGCTGTCTACCGCATCCGCATGGGCAAGAAGATCGGGAGTGCAGCCCTGATTGCCGATGGTCATCACGCGAGGGTGGACGGCCTTACTTCTTTAGCCGTGCTCATTGGGGTGGTCGGTGCATGGCTGGGTTATCCCATCGTCGACCCAATTGTGGGTCTCGGTATCACTCTCATGATTCTTCTTATTGTCAAAGATTCCGCCAAAACGGTGTTGACCAGAATCCTCGACGGTATCGAACCGGAGAAGATTGACGCAATGGCCGCTTCCGCTGCGAGCGTATCCGGTGTCCTGAAGGTCAATGACGTCAAGGCTCGTTGGTTTGGTCATGAAGTTTTGGCTGACATCAGCATCACGGTTAACTCAAATCTTTCCGTGAAAGATGCACATCAAATCGCTAAGAATGTCATTCATCGGCTTCAACATGATATTGACCATCTATCCACAGTACAAGTCCATGTGGACCCTGTGGAAGAACAGGGGGAATCTTTTCATCACCGCGAAAGTTTCCACGGCTATCATGGACAGGACCATGATCATGGTCACAATCATCATCATAGACTTGTGCGTCGTCATAGCCGGATCCACCCCTAA
- a CDS encoding aldo/keto reductase, translated as MEQTKLGRSNIQVSRIGLGTWAIGGWMWGGTDEQESIRTILRALELGINLIDTAPAYGAGLSEEIVGKAVKQYGHREDVVIATKVGLELLPGGGVRRNATKQALQKELDDSLRRLQTDYIDLYQVHWPDPLVPVAEIADTLHDMLKAGKIRAVGVSNFSPAQMEEWLSVAPLHTAQPPYNIFEREIEKDVLPFCREHGIATLMYGSLCRGLLTGKMKRETTFQGDDLRKTDPKFQQPRYDQYLSAVEQISAIAREYNKTMPQFSVRWVLDQPGASVALWGARHPEQLADVPGVDGWHIRAQDLKRVDEILERSVTDPVGPEFMAPPSR; from the coding sequence TTGGAGCAAACAAAACTTGGCCGTTCGAACATCCAAGTCAGCCGAATCGGGTTGGGAACCTGGGCGATCGGCGGATGGATGTGGGGTGGAACGGACGAACAAGAATCCATACGGACCATTCTGCGGGCGCTGGAACTGGGGATCAACCTGATCGACACCGCTCCCGCCTACGGGGCGGGCTTGTCGGAGGAGATCGTGGGGAAGGCCGTGAAACAGTACGGCCATCGGGAAGACGTGGTCATCGCCACGAAGGTCGGCCTTGAACTGCTGCCTGGTGGCGGGGTCCGGCGAAATGCGACCAAACAGGCGCTCCAGAAGGAGCTCGATGATTCCCTGCGCCGACTGCAGACCGATTACATCGACCTCTACCAGGTGCACTGGCCGGATCCCCTCGTGCCCGTCGCGGAAATCGCTGATACCCTTCACGACATGTTAAAAGCGGGCAAGATCCGAGCCGTGGGTGTGAGCAATTTTTCACCCGCCCAGATGGAGGAATGGCTATCTGTGGCACCCCTTCACACCGCCCAGCCCCCTTACAATATTTTTGAGCGGGAGATCGAAAAGGACGTTCTCCCGTTCTGTCGGGAGCACGGGATCGCCACCTTGATGTACGGGAGTTTGTGCCGGGGGCTGCTCACGGGCAAAATGAAACGGGAGACCACCTTCCAGGGGGACGATCTGCGCAAGACGGATCCGAAGTTTCAGCAGCCCCGCTATGATCAATACCTCTCAGCGGTGGAGCAAATCTCGGCCATTGCCCGGGAGTACAACAAGACGATGCCCCAGTTCTCCGTTCGCTGGGTGCTCGATCAGCCGGGGGCGTCGGTGGCCCTGTGGGGGGCGCGGCACCCCGAACAATTGGCCGATGTGCCCGGGGTGGACGGATGGCACATCCGGGCGCAAGATTTGAAACGGGTGGACGAGATCCTCGAGAGGAGCGTCACCGATCCGGTGGGGCCGGAGTTTATGGCTCCGCCGTCCAGGTAA
- a CDS encoding helix-turn-helix domain-containing protein — protein MTGLTKLEVLRRARGWTQTDVSQMIGVSGGLISHIERRVRSSYPKLRKALAELYGVSESTLFDDLGMAKEVDPAGLERLVG, from the coding sequence ATGACTGGACTCACGAAGCTGGAGGTCCTGCGCCGCGCCCGTGGCTGGACGCAGACGGACGTTTCACAAATGATCGGCGTGTCGGGCGGCCTCATTTCGCACATCGAAAGGCGTGTCCGCTCGAGCTATCCCAAACTGCGCAAGGCGTTGGCGGAGCTGTACGGGGTGTCGGAATCCACCTTGTTCGACGACCTCGGCATGGCCAAGGAAGTGGACCCCGCAGGTCTCGAGCGGCTGGTGGGGTGA
- a CDS encoding ABC transporter permease yields the protein MSGFEQFGELDEKGWGGMAENPAATRAVPSAAYRAYLRWQRGRIRRIRAGRWLLLLVVLGIWELAARLHWVDPMLTSMPSQIATSFCALAGQGQIGYHTWVTVQETLGGFVLSMAVGGLAAVVLWWSSFLSKVLEPYLVVLNALPKVAMGPIFYIWLGDRNSIYGMAVAISIVVTVLMLESGFREAGRDKLKLMESLGATRWQMFKLVVLPASVPSLVATMKVNIGLTLVGVIMGEFLSSKAGLGFLILYGGQVFQMNLVMTSIALLVIVSIVLYGLIVVAGRLLQKRYRFE from the coding sequence ATGTCTGGGTTTGAGCAGTTTGGGGAGTTGGATGAAAAAGGATGGGGCGGGATGGCGGAGAATCCGGCGGCGACCCGGGCTGTGCCCAGTGCGGCCTATCGGGCTTACCTGCGGTGGCAACGGGGACGAATTCGCCGCATCCGAGCGGGGCGGTGGCTGCTGCTCCTGGTGGTGCTGGGGATTTGGGAGCTTGCGGCCAGGCTGCACTGGGTCGATCCCATGTTGACCAGCATGCCGTCCCAGATCGCCACCAGTTTCTGTGCCTTGGCCGGGCAGGGGCAAATCGGTTATCACACCTGGGTGACGGTCCAGGAGACACTGGGGGGATTCGTCTTGTCCATGGCGGTGGGCGGGTTGGCCGCAGTGGTCCTGTGGTGGTCTTCGTTCCTCTCCAAGGTGCTGGAGCCGTACCTCGTCGTCCTCAATGCACTGCCCAAAGTGGCAATGGGGCCGATTTTTTATATTTGGCTGGGGGACCGAAATTCTATCTATGGGATGGCGGTGGCCATTTCCATTGTGGTGACGGTCCTGATGCTGGAGTCCGGCTTCCGGGAGGCCGGCCGGGACAAATTGAAGTTGATGGAGTCCCTGGGGGCAACGAGATGGCAGATGTTCAAGCTCGTCGTCCTCCCGGCTTCGGTTCCCAGTCTGGTGGCGACCATGAAGGTCAACATCGGGTTGACGTTGGTCGGCGTGATCATGGGGGAGTTCCTCTCTTCCAAGGCGGGGCTCGGGTTCCTGATTCTCTATGGCGGCCAAGTGTTCCAAATGAATCTCGTGATGACCAGCATTGCGCTTCTGGTCATCGTCTCCATCGTGTTGTATGGCCTGATTGTTGTGGCGGGGCGTCTGCTGCAGAAGCGATACCGTTTTGAGTGA
- a CDS encoding phBC6A51 family helix-turn-helix protein: MDHVTKADRSRQLSIEQLNAIDMLVQGKSDREVAEAVGVARQTVTEWRNRNPAFMAELNRRRQEVWGAQAERLRHLVARAVDVLEQDLEQTDDPKLRQSAAVHILRCVGLYGANLEPTGPTDPEDIERREAEDRLIRDILRVG, encoded by the coding sequence GTGGACCACGTGACCAAAGCGGACAGAAGCCGACAACTGAGCATTGAGCAACTGAACGCGATTGACATGCTGGTGCAGGGCAAGAGCGACCGGGAGGTTGCCGAGGCCGTCGGTGTGGCCCGGCAGACCGTGACGGAGTGGAGGAACCGCAATCCCGCGTTCATGGCGGAACTGAACCGACGGCGGCAGGAGGTATGGGGCGCTCAGGCCGAGAGGCTCAGGCACTTGGTGGCCCGCGCCGTGGACGTGCTGGAGCAGGACCTTGAGCAGACCGATGACCCGAAGCTTCGGCAGTCGGCGGCGGTGCACATCCTGCGGTGCGTTGGTTTGTACGGTGCCAACCTGGAGCCGACCGGCCCGACGGACCCCGAGGACATCGAAAGGCGAGAGGCGGAAGACCGGCTTATTCGCGACATCCTGCGGGTGGGGTGA
- a CDS encoding tyrosine-type recombinase/integrase, whose protein sequence is MQTWQESLSTFILFKRAEGRSHYTVRDYRRIVGAFFRRPEAQSAWPDADRLRRAVLQHFTDIRGLAASYHNQQLRVLRSFFNWAADEGLVSGNPTKGIKQRREDQTPRHLPDDILSKLLRLPNQSAFVGVRDYALMLFQLDSGVRPGEALQLTPRDLNLASLEITIPAHVAKARVSRTVVISPQTAKAIRKLLSVRPADWDDSVPVFASASGRKLAEESWSRIMRQYGRKLGARVTPYMLRHSSAVMFLRGGGHVFALQRQLGHADITMTRRYIALADADLHEQHAVASPVANLLPQRTRARKVK, encoded by the coding sequence ATGCAGACATGGCAAGAATCGCTCTCGACATTCATCCTATTCAAGCGAGCCGAAGGGCGGTCACATTACACCGTTCGGGACTATCGGAGAATTGTCGGGGCCTTTTTCCGCCGCCCCGAAGCTCAGAGCGCCTGGCCGGACGCCGACCGCCTCCGTCGGGCCGTCCTGCAACACTTCACGGACATCCGGGGGTTAGCCGCCAGCTATCATAACCAACAGCTTCGAGTGTTGCGCTCGTTTTTCAATTGGGCCGCCGACGAAGGGCTTGTCTCTGGGAATCCGACCAAGGGGATCAAGCAACGCCGCGAGGATCAAACGCCACGTCACCTGCCCGATGACATCCTATCGAAGCTCCTGAGATTGCCAAACCAGAGCGCTTTCGTGGGGGTCCGGGACTACGCTTTGATGCTGTTTCAGTTGGACAGCGGAGTGCGCCCAGGTGAGGCGCTTCAGCTAACGCCGCGAGACCTGAACCTTGCCTCACTGGAAATTACCATACCTGCCCATGTGGCTAAGGCGCGAGTCTCCAGGACGGTCGTCATCAGTCCGCAGACAGCGAAGGCCATTCGCAAGCTTCTAAGTGTCCGCCCAGCCGACTGGGATGACAGCGTCCCCGTCTTTGCCTCCGCCTCTGGCCGCAAGTTGGCAGAGGAAAGCTGGTCGCGAATAATGCGCCAATATGGGCGCAAGCTCGGTGCCCGAGTCACGCCGTACATGCTTCGCCACAGTTCTGCCGTCATGTTCTTGCGGGGGGGCGGCCATGTCTTCGCCCTCCAGCGCCAGCTGGGACACGCCGATATCACCATGACGCGGCGCTACATCGCCCTGGCCGATGCCGATCTCCACGAACAGCACGCCGTCGCGTCCCCCGTGGCCAACCTCCTGCCCCAGCGCACCCGGGCGAGGAAGGTGAAGTGA